The proteins below come from a single Mycobacterium parmense genomic window:
- a CDS encoding transcriptional regulator produces the protein MTLAPDRRPASPPQRPAVEQNGPAGDSPADPEQPVEFWPTSDIRSALQGGDIETWKRIAAALKRDPYGRTARQVEEVLEGARPYGIAKAMWEVLERARTHLEANERAEVARHVRVLIDRSGLGEPEFASRIGVPIAELAAYLDATISPPAALMIRMRRLSDRFVKVKSARSAESN, from the coding sequence GTGACGTTGGCACCCGACCGACGCCCCGCATCGCCGCCCCAGCGGCCGGCGGTTGAGCAGAACGGGCCCGCCGGTGACTCCCCCGCGGACCCCGAACAGCCGGTCGAGTTCTGGCCCACGTCCGACATCCGGTCCGCGCTGCAGGGCGGCGACATCGAGACCTGGAAGCGCATCGCCGCCGCGCTCAAACGAGACCCTTACGGCCGCACCGCCCGTCAGGTCGAAGAAGTTCTCGAGGGCGCCCGGCCCTACGGCATCGCCAAGGCGATGTGGGAGGTGCTGGAGCGGGCCCGCACCCACTTGGAAGCCAACGAACGCGCCGAGGTGGCCCGCCACGTGCGGGTCCTGATCGACCGATCCGGCCTGGGCGAACCGGAATTCGCCTCGCGTATCGGAGTGCCCATCGCCGAGCTCGCCGCCTATTTGGACGCGACCATCAGCCCGCCGGCCGCGCTGATGATCCGGATGCGGCGGCTCTCCGACCGGTTCGTCAAGGTGAAGTCGGCGCGTTCGGCCGAATCCAACTGA
- a CDS encoding AI-2E family transporter, with the protein MSANLDDASVEPLVRKTAAWAWRLLVILAAFLALTWILGKLEVIVVPVLVALLISALLVPVVDWLDRRGLPRGPAVTLVLLAGFAVLGGILAFVINQFIDGLPGLTEQVTRSIESTRRWLIHGPAHLRSEQIDSAGNAAIDALRNNQAKLTSGALSTAATLTELVTAAVLVLFTLIFFLYGGRNIWQYVVKIVPAGVRERVLDAGRAGYGSLIGYVRATFLVALTDAAGVGTGLAIMNIPLALPLASLVFLGAFIPLVGAVIAGFLAVVVALLAKGFVYALITLGVLVAVNQLEAHLLQPLVMGRAVSIHPLGVVLAISTGGVLAGIVGALLAVPTVAFLNNAIQVLLAPDPAAEAEKQVEEADETGSILQAEPDTPESG; encoded by the coding sequence ATGTCGGCAAACCTCGATGACGCCTCGGTCGAACCGCTGGTCCGCAAGACCGCCGCCTGGGCCTGGCGTTTGCTCGTCATCTTGGCCGCGTTCCTGGCGTTGACATGGATCCTGGGCAAGCTCGAGGTCATCGTCGTCCCCGTGCTGGTGGCGCTGCTGATCAGCGCGTTGCTGGTGCCGGTCGTCGACTGGCTGGACCGGCGCGGGCTGCCCCGCGGCCCGGCGGTGACGCTGGTGCTGCTGGCCGGGTTCGCGGTGCTCGGCGGCATCCTCGCGTTCGTCATCAACCAGTTCATCGACGGCCTGCCCGGTCTGACCGAACAGGTGACCCGCAGCATCGAGTCCACCCGCCGGTGGCTGATCCACGGACCGGCGCACCTGCGCAGCGAACAGATCGACAGCGCCGGCAACGCCGCCATCGACGCGCTGCGCAACAACCAGGCCAAGCTGACCAGCGGCGCGCTGTCGACCGCGGCCACCCTCACCGAATTGGTGACCGCCGCCGTACTGGTGCTGTTCACACTGATCTTCTTCCTGTACGGCGGGCGCAATATCTGGCAGTACGTCGTGAAGATCGTCCCGGCGGGCGTCCGCGAACGGGTGCTCGACGCCGGGCGTGCCGGTTACGGATCGCTGATCGGATACGTGCGCGCCACCTTCCTGGTGGCTCTGACCGACGCTGCCGGTGTCGGCACGGGCCTGGCGATCATGAACATCCCGCTCGCGCTGCCGCTGGCGTCGCTGGTCTTCCTCGGCGCCTTCATCCCGTTGGTCGGCGCGGTGATCGCCGGGTTCCTGGCCGTCGTGGTGGCCCTGCTCGCGAAGGGTTTCGTCTACGCGCTGATCACTCTCGGGGTGCTGGTGGCGGTGAACCAGCTCGAGGCGCACCTGCTGCAGCCGCTGGTGATGGGCCGGGCGGTCTCGATCCATCCGCTCGGGGTGGTGCTGGCCATCTCGACCGGAGGCGTCCTGGCCGGCATCGTCGGGGCGCTGCTGGCGGTCCCCACCGTCGCGTTCCTCAACAACGCGATCCAGGTGCTGCTGGCCCCGGACCCGGCGGCGGAGGCCGAGAAGCAAGTCGAAGAGGCGGACGAGACCGGGTCCATCCTGCAAGCCGAACCGGATACGCCCGAGTCCGGCTGA
- a CDS encoding lysylphosphatidylglycerol synthase transmembrane domain-containing protein → MSYGAPARKLDLPREETSRGKYWWVRWFVLGIVAIVLAVEISLGWAQLAKAWTSLYEANWWWLLASVAAAAASMHSFAQIQRTLLRSAGVHVRQLRSEAAFYAANSLSTTLPGGPVLSATFLLRQQRIWGASTVVASWQLVMSGVLQAVGLALLGLGGAFLLGAKNNPFSLLFTLGGFVALLLLAQAVASRPELIDGIGCRVLSWVNSVRGRPAEAGLDKWRETLTQLESVSLGRRDLGVAFSWSMFNWIADVACLGFAAYAAGDHASVAGLTVAYAAARAVGTIPLMPGGLLVVEAVLVPGLVSSGMSLPSAISAMLIYRLISWLLIAAVGWVVFFFVFRTENAADSDDDPITGPLPRFDQTDGALQGPLPPDPRTEAG, encoded by the coding sequence GTGTCATACGGCGCACCCGCCCGCAAGCTCGACCTCCCACGCGAAGAGACGTCGCGTGGCAAGTACTGGTGGGTGCGCTGGTTCGTGCTCGGCATCGTCGCGATCGTGCTTGCCGTCGAGATCTCCCTGGGCTGGGCTCAGCTGGCGAAGGCCTGGACGAGTCTGTACGAGGCCAACTGGTGGTGGTTGTTGGCCTCGGTGGCGGCGGCGGCGGCCTCGATGCACAGCTTCGCCCAGATTCAGCGGACCCTGCTGAGGTCCGCGGGGGTGCACGTCCGGCAGCTGCGATCGGAGGCCGCCTTCTACGCGGCCAATTCGCTGAGCACCACGCTGCCCGGCGGACCGGTGCTTTCGGCCACCTTTCTGCTACGGCAACAACGGATTTGGGGCGCGTCGACGGTGGTGGCGTCGTGGCAGCTGGTGATGTCGGGCGTGCTGCAGGCCGTGGGGCTGGCGCTGCTGGGCCTGGGTGGGGCCTTCCTGCTCGGCGCGAAGAACAACCCGTTCTCGCTGCTGTTCACGCTCGGCGGCTTCGTCGCGCTGCTGCTCCTCGCGCAGGCGGTGGCGTCGCGGCCGGAGCTGATCGACGGGATCGGCTGCCGGGTGCTGTCGTGGGTCAACTCGGTCCGGGGCAGGCCCGCCGAGGCCGGTCTGGACAAGTGGCGCGAGACGCTCACGCAGCTCGAATCGGTCAGCCTGGGCAGGCGTGACCTGGGCGTGGCGTTCAGTTGGTCGATGTTCAACTGGATCGCGGACGTCGCCTGCCTGGGGTTCGCCGCCTACGCAGCCGGTGACCACGCCTCGGTGGCCGGGCTGACCGTCGCCTACGCGGCCGCCCGTGCGGTCGGCACGATACCGCTGATGCCCGGCGGGTTGCTGGTGGTCGAGGCGGTGCTGGTGCCCGGATTGGTCTCGAGTGGCATGTCGCTGCCGAGCGCCATCTCGGCGATGCTGATCTACCGGCTGATCAGCTGGCTCCTGATCGCTGCCGTCGGCTGGGTCGTGTTCTTCTTCGTGTTTCGCACCGAGAATGCCGCCGACTCGGACGACGACCCGATCACCGGCCCGCTGCCGCGCTTCGACCAGACCGACGGCGCCCTGCAGGGCCCCCTACCGCCCGATCCGAGGACGGAGGCCGGTTAG
- a CDS encoding MMPL family transporter, producing the protein MFAWWGRTVYRYRYIVIGVTVALCLLGGAFGVSLGKHVTQSGFYDDGSQSVKASVLGDNTYGRDRTSHIVATFTAPSGQTVDDTAWRDKVVAELNKFKTDHPDQVVGWAGWLAAPTSTNPVIKGMVSEDKKHTFVSIPLKGDDDDSILNNYKAIAPDLQKLDGGTVQLAGLEPIANALTGTIATDQRRMEVLAVPLVAVVLFLVFGGAVAAGLPAIVGGLSIAGSLGILRLVAVFGPVHFFAQPVVSLIGLGIAIDYGLFVVSRFREEIAEGYDTEAAVRRTVMTAGRTVAFSAVLIIASSASLLVLPQGFVHSLTYAIFAAVGLAALLSITFLPACLGILGRHVDALGVRTAFRVPFLRNWKYSRAYLNWLADRLQKTKTREEVEAGFWGKLVNWVMKRPLAFAIPIAVGMILLVIPLGNLSFGGMSEKYLPPNNSVRLAQEHFDKLFPGYRTEQLTMVIQSTNHSKVTDQQVADIRNRLASISGFTDKTWQERPCPMIAGNPCVNGPNGTTVPKDDTVRVIQNGLVNNNDAAKKLAELRSITPPKGLTLLVGGTPALEQDSIHSLFDKAPLMLVLLLSATMLLMFLAFGSFVLPIKAVLMSALTLGSTMGILTWIFVDGHLSTWLNFTPTPLMVVVIALVVAVGFGLATDYEVFLVSRMVEARERGMSTAEAIRIGTATTGRLITAAALVLAVVAGSFVFSDLVLMKYLAFGLMAALLLDATVVRMFLVPSVMKLLGDDCWWAPRWARRLQNKIGLGEIDLPDERKRPTLNGRPARPPVAAAALVAAGPRPPHDPTHPGAPGPSRPGPQPGPPAPEPSGSAASTTRIPARPSEPTEAKTTRFTAPGRERPAESRGPAESAPPAPARPTAPNPPPPPSDGETRAMPVPGSKQPDDNGGDPADPTAAFPARRPGGGDSEAATEKMNAPAQGDNGGDPRQRRRAGGGLSAQDLLRREGRL; encoded by the coding sequence GTGTTCGCCTGGTGGGGTCGAACTGTGTACCGCTACCGGTACATCGTTATCGGGGTGACGGTGGCTCTGTGCCTGCTGGGCGGCGCTTTCGGGGTGAGCCTGGGAAAGCATGTCACGCAGAGCGGCTTCTACGACGACGGCAGCCAGTCGGTCAAGGCCTCGGTCCTGGGCGACAACACGTACGGTCGCGACCGCACCAGCCACATCGTGGCGACCTTCACCGCACCCAGCGGCCAGACAGTCGACGACACGGCGTGGCGGGACAAGGTCGTCGCCGAGCTCAACAAGTTCAAGACCGACCACCCGGACCAGGTCGTCGGATGGGCCGGCTGGCTGGCCGCACCGACCAGTACGAACCCGGTGATCAAGGGCATGGTCAGCGAAGACAAGAAGCACACCTTCGTGTCCATCCCCCTCAAGGGCGACGACGACGACAGCATCCTGAACAACTACAAGGCCATCGCGCCGGACCTGCAGAAGCTCGATGGCGGCACCGTGCAACTGGCCGGCCTGGAGCCGATCGCCAACGCGCTGACCGGCACCATCGCGACCGACCAGCGCCGCATGGAGGTGCTGGCGGTGCCGCTGGTGGCGGTGGTGCTGTTCCTGGTGTTCGGCGGCGCGGTGGCCGCGGGCCTGCCGGCCATCGTGGGCGGCCTGAGCATCGCGGGCTCGCTGGGCATCCTGCGGCTGGTCGCCGTCTTCGGGCCGGTGCACTTCTTCGCCCAGCCGGTGGTCTCGCTGATCGGGCTCGGCATCGCCATCGACTACGGCCTCTTCGTGGTGAGCCGGTTCCGGGAGGAGATCGCCGAGGGCTACGACACGGAGGCCGCCGTGCGGCGGACGGTGATGACGGCCGGTCGCACCGTGGCGTTCTCCGCGGTGCTGATCATCGCGTCGAGCGCCAGCCTGCTGGTGTTGCCGCAGGGCTTCGTGCACTCGCTGACGTACGCCATCTTCGCCGCGGTGGGCCTCGCGGCCCTGCTGTCGATCACGTTCCTGCCCGCCTGCCTGGGCATACTCGGCCGCCACGTCGACGCGTTGGGCGTCCGGACCGCCTTCCGCGTTCCGTTCCTGCGGAACTGGAAGTACTCGCGGGCCTATCTCAACTGGCTCGCCGACCGGCTGCAGAAGACCAAGACGCGCGAAGAGGTCGAGGCCGGTTTCTGGGGCAAGCTCGTCAACTGGGTGATGAAGCGGCCGCTGGCCTTCGCCATCCCCATCGCCGTCGGCATGATCTTGCTGGTCATCCCGCTGGGCAACCTGTCGTTCGGCGGCATGAGCGAGAAGTACCTGCCCCCCAACAACTCCGTGCGCCTGGCGCAGGAGCACTTCGACAAGCTCTTCCCCGGTTACCGCACCGAACAGCTGACGATGGTGATCCAGAGCACCAACCACAGCAAGGTCACCGACCAGCAGGTCGCAGACATCCGCAACCGGCTCGCGTCGATCAGCGGGTTCACCGACAAGACCTGGCAGGAACGTCCGTGCCCGATGATCGCCGGCAACCCTTGCGTCAACGGCCCCAACGGGACGACGGTGCCGAAGGACGACACGGTCCGGGTGATCCAGAACGGCCTGGTCAACAACAACGACGCCGCCAAGAAGCTCGCCGAACTGCGCTCCATCACCCCACCGAAGGGCCTCACCCTTCTGGTCGGCGGCACACCGGCGCTCGAGCAGGACAGCATCCACAGCCTCTTCGATAAAGCTCCGCTGATGCTGGTCCTGTTGCTCAGCGCCACCATGCTGTTGATGTTCCTGGCGTTCGGGTCCTTCGTGTTGCCGATCAAGGCCGTGCTGATGAGCGCGCTGACGCTGGGGTCCACGATGGGAATCCTCACGTGGATCTTCGTCGACGGGCATTTGTCGACGTGGCTGAATTTCACGCCGACCCCGCTGATGGTGGTGGTGATCGCGCTGGTCGTCGCGGTCGGCTTCGGTCTGGCCACCGACTACGAGGTGTTCCTGGTGTCCCGCATGGTCGAAGCGCGCGAACGCGGCATGTCGACCGCGGAGGCCATCCGGATCGGCACCGCGACCACCGGGCGACTGATCACCGCCGCGGCGCTGGTGCTGGCGGTCGTCGCCGGTTCGTTCGTGTTCTCCGACCTGGTGCTGATGAAATACCTGGCCTTCGGGCTGATGGCGGCGCTGCTGCTGGACGCGACCGTGGTGCGGATGTTCCTGGTGCCCTCGGTGATGAAGTTGCTCGGCGACGACTGCTGGTGGGCCCCCCGCTGGGCGCGGCGCCTGCAGAACAAGATCGGGCTCGGCGAGATCGACCTGCCCGACGAGCGCAAGCGGCCGACGCTGAACGGACGTCCCGCCCGGCCTCCCGTCGCGGCCGCGGCCCTGGTGGCGGCCGGGCCGCGTCCGCCGCACGATCCGACGCATCCCGGGGCGCCGGGGCCGTCGCGGCCCGGCCCGCAGCCGGGTCCGCCCGCGCCGGAGCCGTCGGGTTCCGCGGCGAGCACCACCCGCATCCCGGCGCGGCCCAGCGAGCCGACCGAAGCCAAGACGACCCGGTTCACGGCACCCGGCCGCGAACGGCCCGCCGAGTCGCGCGGCCCAGCGGAATCGGCTCCCCCGGCCCCGGCGCGGCCGACCGCGCCCAACCCGCCGCCCCCGCCCTCCGACGGCGAGACCCGGGCGATGCCGGTGCCCGGCAGCAAGCAGCCCGACGACAACGGCGGCGACCCGGCCGACCCGACCGCCGCCTTCCCGGCCCGCCGGCCCGGTGGCGGCGACTCCGAGGCCGCCACGGAGAAGATGAACGCGCCCGCGCAGGGCGACAACGGCGGCGACCCGCGTCAGCGGCGCCGCGCCGGCGGGGGCCTGAGCGCCCAGGACCTGCTGCGCCGCGAGGGACGGCTCTAG
- a CDS encoding hemophore: protein MTKGNADGRRRLVAGLVATALPGAALAVAAGPPATGAPDPCAASEVARTIGSVSKSMGDYLDSHPQTNQTMTTMLQQQAGPQSLTGLKSYFEANPKVAGDMTSIAQPLSNLSLQCKLPISPTQAMGMMQQAQSAAGGLPGGPAASAPVPPAAGGPLAGPSRQNSVG, encoded by the coding sequence ATGACCAAAGGCAATGCGGACGGCCGTCGCAGGCTTGTCGCCGGGCTGGTCGCGACCGCGTTGCCCGGCGCCGCACTCGCCGTCGCGGCCGGGCCGCCGGCTACCGGGGCCCCTGACCCGTGCGCGGCCAGCGAAGTCGCCCGGACCATCGGTTCGGTCTCCAAGTCCATGGGTGACTACCTGGACTCCCACCCACAGACCAACCAGACGATGACGACGATGCTGCAGCAGCAGGCGGGCCCGCAGTCGCTGACGGGGCTGAAGTCGTACTTCGAGGCCAATCCCAAGGTCGCCGGCGACATGACGTCGATCGCGCAGCCCCTGTCCAACCTGTCGTTGCAGTGCAAGCTGCCGATCTCGCCCACCCAGGCGATGGGCATGATGCAGCAGGCCCAGAGCGCGGCGGGCGGCCTGCCCGGCGGCCCGGCGGCGAGCGCCCCGGTTCCGCCCGCGGCGGGCGGCCCGCTCGCGGGCCCGTCGCGGCAGAACTCGGTCGGCTAA
- a CDS encoding PIN domain-containing protein, protein MSGGGGGALGNFTPSGGRVLLVWDAPNLDMGLGSILGRRPTALERPRFDALGRWLLARTAEVSAARPGVVIEPEATVFTNIAPGSADVVRPWVDALRNVGFAVFAKPKIDEDSDVDRDMLAHIELRRNEGLAALVVASADGQAFRQPLEDIARTDVGDGIPVQVIGFREHASWALASDVLDFVDLEDIAGVFREPLPRIGLDSLPDQGAWLQPFRPLSALLTSRV, encoded by the coding sequence ATGTCCGGCGGCGGGGGCGGGGCGCTGGGCAATTTCACGCCGTCGGGCGGGCGCGTGCTGCTGGTGTGGGACGCGCCCAACCTCGACATGGGCCTCGGGTCGATCCTGGGCCGTCGCCCCACTGCGTTGGAGCGCCCGCGTTTCGACGCCCTCGGCCGCTGGCTGCTGGCCCGCACGGCCGAGGTCAGCGCCGCTCGCCCGGGCGTGGTGATCGAGCCCGAGGCCACCGTCTTCACCAACATCGCCCCCGGCAGCGCCGACGTGGTCCGCCCCTGGGTGGACGCGCTGCGCAACGTGGGATTCGCCGTCTTCGCCAAGCCGAAGATCGACGAGGACAGCGACGTCGACCGCGACATGCTCGCCCACATCGAACTTCGGCGTAACGAGGGGCTGGCCGCCCTGGTCGTGGCCTCCGCCGACGGCCAGGCGTTTCGCCAGCCGCTGGAGGACATCGCGCGCACCGACGTCGGCGACGGCATCCCGGTTCAGGTCATCGGATTTCGCGAACATGCGAGTTGGGCGCTAGCGTCGGATGTCTTGGACTTCGTCGACCTGGAGGACATCGCCGGCGTCTTCCGGGAACCGTTGCCGCGAATCGGCCTGGATTCGCTGCCTGACCAGGGCGCGTGGCTGCAGCCGTTCCGGCCGCTGTCCGCGCTGTTGACCTCGCGTGTGTGA
- a CDS encoding MMPL family transporter, translating into MMRLSRSLRKYRWLVFTGWLLALVPAVYMALTQSGNLTGGGFEVAGSQSLVVHDQLEELYHDQGASSLALVAAPRPDASYSDMNDAVAELRQIAGEFPGITEVPNPTQRPPQPDRPYVLSLRLDSRNTSDVAKQLRTKVGVRGDQPGHTANDRVRLYVIGQGALSAAAAQNTKHDIAAAERWNLPIILIVLLAVFGSLAAAAIPLALGVCTVVVTMGLVYFLSAYTTMSVFVTSTVSMFGIALAVDYSLFILMRFREELRTGREPREAVDAAMATSGLAVVLSGMTVIASLTGIYVINTPALKSMATGAILAVAVAMLTSTTLTPAALATFGRAAAKRSALLHWSRRPESTQSRFWNRWIGSVMRRPWISAVAASTVLLAIAVPASSMVLGNSLLRQFDSSHEIRAGVAAAGQALGPGALGPVRVLVTFPDGGAASPEHTQTINAIRQRIAQAPNIVSVTPPQFAEDNGSALLSAVLSVDPEDMGARQTVGWLRSQLPKIPDAGTARVDVGGPTALIKDFDDRVSQTEPLVLGFVALIAFVMLLVSIHSVFLALKGVLMTLLSVAAAYGSLVMVFQWGWLKDLGFAQISSIDSTVPPLVLAMTFGLSMDYEIFLLTRIRERFLHSGNTRDAVAYGVSTSARTITSAALIMIAVFIGFAFAGMPLVAEIGVACAVAIAVDATVVRLVLVPALMAMFAQWNWWLPSWLSRILPSVDFDKPLPAVDLADVVVIPDDISAPVAPTADLRMVIKSAAKLKHLAPDAVCVADPLAFSGCGRNGNRPDQPRGLGPGQIPHQVSLDEDPATDVSAGTNGDQRGHSGAKKRAGTLATRNGIARAIAGMDRPVHPVTLWRGRLSVALDALETSRTTGQAGGAAAEYERSSPVETTHVQLPTGDRLQVPTGAEALRLKGYLIMCRNSRRDYADFADMVGTLEPHTAAVVLAGMDRYYCCQSSRRQWIATELVRRLADPDPSDFPSGLNGDTESTAGDASDWEEIRERCLSVAVAMLEEAR; encoded by the coding sequence ATGATGCGCCTGAGCCGCAGCCTGCGTAAGTACCGCTGGTTGGTCTTCACAGGCTGGTTGTTGGCATTGGTGCCGGCGGTGTACATGGCGCTGACGCAGTCCGGCAACCTCACCGGCGGCGGCTTCGAGGTCGCCGGCTCACAGTCGCTCGTCGTCCACGATCAGCTCGAGGAGCTCTACCACGACCAGGGGGCGTCGTCGCTGGCGTTGGTGGCGGCCCCCCGTCCGGATGCGAGCTACTCCGACATGAACGACGCGGTCGCCGAGCTGCGGCAGATCGCGGGCGAGTTCCCCGGCATCACCGAGGTGCCGAACCCCACCCAGCGACCGCCCCAGCCGGACCGCCCCTACGTCCTGTCCCTGCGGCTGGACTCCCGCAACACCAGTGACGTCGCCAAGCAGCTGCGCACGAAGGTCGGCGTCAGGGGCGATCAGCCGGGGCACACCGCGAACGACCGGGTCCGGCTGTACGTCATCGGGCAGGGCGCCCTGTCCGCCGCCGCGGCGCAGAACACCAAACACGACATCGCCGCCGCGGAGCGCTGGAACCTGCCGATCATCCTGATCGTATTGCTGGCGGTGTTCGGTTCGCTGGCGGCCGCGGCGATCCCGCTGGCCCTGGGCGTCTGCACGGTCGTGGTGACCATGGGCCTGGTCTATTTCCTGTCCGCCTACACCACCATGTCGGTGTTCGTCACCTCGACGGTCTCGATGTTCGGGATCGCGCTCGCCGTCGACTATTCGCTGTTCATCCTGATGCGCTTCCGCGAGGAGTTGCGCACCGGCCGCGAGCCGCGCGAGGCCGTCGACGCCGCGATGGCCACCTCGGGGCTGGCCGTGGTGCTGTCCGGGATGACCGTCATCGCCTCGCTCACCGGGATCTACGTCATCAACACGCCCGCGCTGAAATCGATGGCCACCGGGGCGATCCTGGCCGTCGCGGTGGCGATGCTGACGTCGACGACGCTGACCCCCGCCGCGCTGGCGACGTTCGGCCGGGCCGCCGCCAAGCGGTCGGCGCTGCTGCACTGGTCGCGCCGGCCGGAGAGCACCCAGTCGCGGTTCTGGAACCGCTGGATCGGGTCGGTGATGCGCCGGCCGTGGATATCGGCGGTGGCGGCGTCGACCGTCCTGCTCGCCATCGCCGTTCCCGCGTCGTCGATGGTGCTGGGCAACAGCCTGCTGCGCCAGTTCGACTCGTCGCACGAGATCCGCGCCGGGGTGGCGGCCGCCGGCCAGGCGCTCGGGCCGGGCGCGCTGGGCCCGGTGCGCGTGCTGGTCACGTTCCCCGACGGCGGGGCCGCCTCACCCGAACACACCCAGACCATCAACGCGATCCGTCAGCGGATCGCCCAGGCCCCCAACATCGTTTCGGTGACGCCGCCGCAGTTCGCCGAGGACAACGGCAGCGCGCTGCTGTCCGCGGTGCTGTCGGTGGACCCCGAGGACATGGGCGCCCGCCAGACCGTCGGCTGGTTGCGCAGCCAGCTGCCCAAGATTCCCGACGCAGGGACGGCGCGGGTGGACGTCGGCGGCCCCACCGCGCTGATCAAGGACTTCGACGACCGGGTGTCGCAGACCGAGCCGCTGGTGCTGGGCTTCGTCGCGCTGATCGCGTTCGTGATGCTGCTGGTCTCGATCCACTCGGTGTTCCTGGCACTCAAGGGCGTGCTGATGACCCTGCTGTCGGTCGCGGCCGCCTACGGCAGCCTGGTGATGGTGTTCCAGTGGGGCTGGCTCAAGGACCTCGGCTTCGCACAGATCAGTTCGATCGACAGCACGGTCCCTCCCCTGGTGCTGGCGATGACCTTCGGGTTGTCGATGGACTACGAGATCTTCCTGCTGACTCGCATCCGGGAGCGCTTCCTGCACTCCGGGAACACGCGCGACGCCGTCGCGTACGGCGTGAGCACCAGCGCCCGCACGATCACCAGCGCCGCTCTGATCATGATCGCGGTATTCATCGGCTTCGCGTTCGCCGGCATGCCACTGGTCGCCGAGATCGGGGTGGCCTGCGCCGTCGCGATCGCGGTCGACGCGACCGTGGTCAGGCTCGTCCTGGTGCCCGCCCTGATGGCGATGTTCGCCCAGTGGAACTGGTGGCTGCCCTCGTGGCTGTCCCGGATCCTGCCGTCGGTCGACTTCGACAAGCCGCTGCCCGCGGTGGACCTCGCCGACGTGGTGGTCATCCCCGACGACATCTCGGCTCCCGTCGCGCCCACCGCGGACCTGCGCATGGTGATCAAGTCCGCTGCCAAGCTCAAGCACCTGGCGCCCGACGCCGTCTGCGTGGCCGACCCGCTGGCCTTCTCCGGGTGCGGGCGCAACGGCAACCGACCCGACCAGCCGCGAGGCCTGGGGCCCGGGCAGATCCCCCACCAGGTCAGCCTCGACGAGGATCCCGCGACAGACGTGAGCGCCGGCACCAACGGCGACCAACGGGGCCACTCGGGGGCCAAGAAGCGGGCCGGCACCCTGGCGACGCGCAACGGCATCGCCCGCGCGATCGCCGGGATGGACCGGCCGGTGCATCCGGTCACCCTGTGGCGGGGGCGGCTGTCGGTGGCCCTCGACGCGCTGGAAACGAGCCGGACAACCGGACAGGCCGGCGGCGCGGCCGCGGAATACGAACGCAGCAGCCCCGTGGAGACGACCCATGTGCAGCTGCCCACCGGGGACCGACTGCAGGTGCCGACCGGCGCGGAGGCCCTGCGGCTCAAGGGTTACCTGATCATGTGCCGTAACAGTCGGCGCGATTACGCCGATTTCGCCGATATGGTCGGCACTCTGGAGCCTCACACCGCCGCGGTGGTGCTGGCGGGCATGGACAGGTATTACTGTTGTCAGTCATCGAGGCGGCAGTGGATCGCCACCGAGTTGGTGCGTCGACTCGCCGATCCAGACCCTTCCGATTTCCCATCCGGTCTCAATGGCGACACGGAGTCCACAGCCGGCGACGCGTCGGACTGGGAGGAGATCAGGGAGCGCTGCCTGTCGGTGGCCGTGGCGATGCTGGAGGAGGCGAGGTGA
- the trmB gene encoding tRNA (guanosine(46)-N7)-methyltransferase TrmB codes for MGHHGQMHAQPGVGISPDTPGPQDGGLREQRPLPATSFRSRRSALSDAQRRTWERLWPELGLSLPSAPGEATDRPATPLDTDAWFGRRAPLVLEIGCGSGVSTLAMARQEPGIDVVAVEIYRRGLAQLLCGIEREGVGNIRLIRGNALDVLQHLIAPGSLTGVRVFFPDPWPKARHHKRRFLQPATVGLIADRLLPGGVLHAATDHPGYAEQIAEVGDAEPRLGRVDPGTDLPISVVRPTTKYESKAHQAGSAVNEFVWKRSP; via the coding sequence ATGGGCCACCATGGACAAATGCACGCGCAACCCGGGGTGGGGATCTCTCCCGACACACCGGGGCCACAGGATGGGGGCCTCCGTGAGCAGCGTCCCCTCCCCGCGACCAGCTTCCGCTCGCGGCGTTCCGCCCTCTCCGATGCGCAGCGCCGCACCTGGGAGCGCCTATGGCCGGAACTGGGGTTGTCGCTACCGTCGGCGCCCGGCGAGGCGACCGACCGTCCCGCCACACCGCTGGACACCGACGCGTGGTTCGGCCGGCGGGCGCCACTGGTGCTCGAAATCGGTTGCGGCAGCGGCGTATCGACCTTGGCGATGGCACGGCAGGAGCCCGGAATCGACGTCGTGGCGGTCGAGATCTACCGGCGCGGCCTGGCCCAGTTGCTCTGCGGCATCGAGCGCGAGGGGGTCGGCAACATCCGGTTGATCCGCGGCAACGCCCTCGACGTGCTGCAGCACCTCATCGCGCCGGGATCGCTGACGGGGGTTCGCGTCTTCTTCCCCGATCCCTGGCCGAAAGCGCGGCACCACAAACGCCGGTTCCTGCAACCGGCCACGGTTGGTTTGATTGCCGACCGGTTACTCCCGGGTGGTGTCCTGCACGCCGCGACGGATCACCCCGGGTACGCCGAGCAGATCGCCGAGGTCGGCGACGCCGAACCGCGGCTGGGGCGCGTCGATCCCGGCACCGATCTGCCGATCTCCGTCGTCCGCCCCACTACTAAATACGAGAGCAAAGCCCACCAGGCGGGTAGCGCAGTGAACGAATTCGTCTGGAAGCGATCCCCATGA